From Ignisphaera aggregans DSM 17230, the proteins below share one genomic window:
- a CDS encoding ATPase (InterPro IPR011579~KEGG: pcl:Pcal_0901 hypothetical protein~PFAM: ATPase~SPTR: A3MUK9 Putative uncharacterized protein~PFAM: Archaeal ATPase) has translation MKRTKIVFAGREIEFVDREKALKQIEEVAEKGTHVVHVIYGPEGCGKTALFKQAKVILEDEFGYHVIYVNPLAYKEKEMLMYTPSIRDIVDEVLKSFPDPYSRIVDIAIKIVSRAMNRLRKPRIAVLMDDIFQAIGLDKAEIYTKILLNLIEYPPGEYEKIVVLVSSSEGVTRSRIGRHRWADILIMWNISRDGFKQIYDVVPGSKPPFEDVWNITGGNPEMLERIFEFGWDVDRLVERIIVAKNLVRTIAGLGVEELSLLKQALDDPDIIFRSLKDRFAQSLLNRLIELNLVIEIYERYEWIWIDIPPPEKYLEHGIGKFIAWQTPLHREAVKKVLKQYI, from the coding sequence ATGAAGAGAACAAAGATTGTTTTTGCTGGTAGAGAGATAGAGTTTGTTGATAGGGAGAAGGCTTTGAAACAGATAGAGGAAGTTGCAGAGAAGGGTACACATGTAGTTCATGTTATCTATGGTCCTGAGGGATGTGGTAAGACTGCTTTGTTTAAACAAGCTAAGGTTATCCTTGAGGATGAATTTGGCTACCATGTTATCTATGTTAATCCTTTAGCATATAAAGAGAAAGAGATGTTGATGTATACACCATCTATACGCGATATTGTTGATGAAGTTTTGAAGAGTTTTCCGGATCCATACTCAAGAATTGTTGATATAGCTATAAAGATTGTTAGTAGGGCTATGAATAGACTTAGAAAGCCTAGGATAGCTGTTTTAATGGATGATATCTTCCAGGCTATTGGGTTGGACAAAGCTGAGATATATACAAAGATATTGTTGAATCTAATAGAGTATCCTCCAGGGGAGTATGAGAAAATAGTTGTCTTGGTCTCTAGTAGCGAAGGTGTTACGAGGTCAAGGATTGGGAGGCATAGGTGGGCAGATATCCTAATAATGTGGAATATATCTAGAGATGGATTTAAACAGATATACGATGTTGTTCCAGGTTCTAAACCTCCTTTTGAAGATGTTTGGAATATAACGGGGGGTAATCCGGAGATGCTTGAGAGGATTTTTGAATTTGGGTGGGATGTGGATAGACTTGTTGAGAGAATAATTGTTGCAAAAAATTTGGTTAGAACTATAGCTGGATTAGGTGTTGAAGAGCTTAGTCTTTTGAAACAGGCTTTAGATGATCCTGATATAATTTTTAGGAGCTTGAAGGATAGATTTGCACAGAGTCTCTTAAATAGACTTATAGAGTTAAATCTTGTTATAGAGATTTATGAGAGATATGAGTGGATATGGATAGATATTCCACCACCTGAAAAGTATTTGGAACATGGCATAGGAAAATTCATTGCATGGCAAACACCGTTGCATAGAGAAGCTGTTAAAAAGGTCTTGAAACAGTATATCTAG
- a CDS encoding glutamate-1-semialdehyde 2,1-aminomutase (COGs: COG0001 Glutamate-1-semialdehyde aminotransferase~InterPro IPR005814~KEGG: cma:Cmaq_0284 aminotransferase class-III~PFAM: aminotransferase class-III~SPTR: A8MAU6 Aminotransferase class-III~PFAM: Aminotransferase class-III~TIGRFAM: glutamate-1-semialdehyde-2,1-aminomutase), whose protein sequence is MVLDKELLYRRIAEYEEKYLLMTPMSRELFERARRVLPGGVVYATRFMEPYPVYISRAKGSKVVDVDGNGYDDYWMGHGTHILGHSPSFIVEAVNRVSMNGTHLGFENPYAVEYAELLTKIIPSVEMVRFCNSGTEANMYAVRLARAYTKRRYVIKIEGGWHGGLDQLHTAVTPPFTGPESAGLPEDFTKYTISVPFNDLDAMERALKSYDVAAIIMEPVPGAGGCIEPLDGYLKGVRDLADRYGALLIFDEVITGFRLALGGAQEYFGVYPDITVLGKIVGGGYPGAGAFGGRREYMELLDHIKYPDPRARSFHGGTFTGNLITITAGYTMIRYLYENRHLYERFNNMWRDVARRLDRICEENNRICWITNVGSMIGIHFTSRKPRDIGEAYRLRLCSEIYKALHLYMRINRILYLSEKMPHLMPSMVHTEEQANRFVDVFRGFVEDIYRSR, encoded by the coding sequence ATGGTCTTAGATAAAGAGTTGTTGTATAGGAGGATTGCTGAGTATGAGGAGAAGTATTTGTTGATGACTCCTATGAGTAGGGAGCTGTTTGAGAGGGCTAGGAGGGTGTTGCCGGGTGGTGTTGTCTATGCAACTAGGTTTATGGAGCCATATCCAGTCTATATATCTAGGGCGAAGGGTTCTAAGGTTGTTGATGTTGATGGTAATGGATATGATGATTATTGGATGGGTCATGGAACACATATTCTAGGTCATTCACCTAGTTTTATTGTTGAAGCTGTAAATAGAGTCTCTATGAATGGTACTCATCTAGGTTTTGAAAATCCTTATGCAGTTGAATATGCAGAGCTATTAACAAAGATAATACCTAGTGTTGAGATGGTTAGATTCTGTAATAGTGGTACTGAAGCTAATATGTATGCAGTTAGACTTGCTAGAGCATATACGAAGAGAAGATATGTTATTAAGATTGAGGGTGGATGGCATGGAGGCTTAGACCAGCTCCACACAGCTGTAACACCACCGTTCACAGGACCCGAATCTGCTGGTCTTCCAGAGGATTTCACCAAATATACAATATCTGTACCATTCAATGATCTAGATGCTATGGAGAGAGCATTGAAGAGCTATGATGTTGCTGCAATTATTATGGAGCCTGTTCCAGGTGCTGGTGGATGTATAGAGCCTCTAGATGGATATCTAAAGGGTGTTAGAGATCTTGCTGATAGATATGGAGCTCTACTAATATTCGATGAGGTTATAACTGGCTTTAGACTTGCTCTAGGGGGTGCCCAGGAATACTTCGGTGTTTATCCAGATATAACAGTTCTTGGTAAGATTGTTGGTGGTGGATATCCTGGTGCAGGAGCTTTTGGCGGTAGGAGGGAGTATATGGAGCTTCTAGACCATATAAAATATCCTGATCCAAGAGCTAGGAGCTTCCATGGAGGTACATTTACAGGTAATCTAATAACTATTACAGCTGGATATACAATGATTAGATATCTATATGAGAATAGACATCTATATGAGAGATTCAATAATATGTGGAGAGATGTTGCAAGAAGACTAGATAGAATATGTGAGGAGAATAACAGGATTTGCTGGATAACAAATGTTGGTAGTATGATAGGTATCCACTTTACATCTAGGAAGCCTAGAGATATTGGAGAAGCATATAGATTGAGACTATGTAGCGAGATCTATAAAGCTCTACATCTATATATGAGGATAAATAGAATTCTATATCTCTCAGAAAAGATGCCACATCTAATGCCATCTATGGTACATACAGAGGAACAGGCGAATAGATTTGTAGATGTCTTTAGAGGTTTTGTAGAAGATATATATAGATCTAGATAG
- a CDS encoding Protein of unknown function DUF104 (InterPro IPR008203~KEGG: hbu:Hbut_1620 hypothetical protein~PFAM: Protein of unknown function DUF104~SPTR: A2BN74 Putative uncharacterized protein~PFAM: Protein of unknown function DUF104) has product MARAIRVRYEKGVLKPLEPVELHEGEELVVIIRRRRVREVLDKYIGMLGEAGSEELRKYEEEAQI; this is encoded by the coding sequence GTGGCTAGAGCTATACGTGTACGCTACGAGAAAGGTGTACTCAAACCTTTGGAACCTGTAGAGCTACACGAAGGAGAGGAGCTGGTCGTCATTATACGTAGGAGAAGAGTGAGAGAGGTTCTTGACAAATATATTGGAATGCTTGGAGAAGCTGGTTCTGAAGAGTTGAGAAAGTATGAGGAGGAGGCCCAGATATAG
- a CDS encoding ATPase (InterPro IPR011579~KEGG: pcl:Pcal_0469 hypothetical protein~PFAM: ATPase~SPTR: A3MTD3 Putative uncharacterized protein~PFAM: Archaeal ATPase): MKKAKISFTGKEIEFIDRDIGIRQIEEFAERGVVSPIVIYGPEGCGKTALFKQAKTILEEYGYHVIYVSPLAREEREIFTYTPTIHEIVEEVFKSLLDPYSRIVDVSIKIASIVMRKLRKPRIAILMDDIFQVIGLDKAEIYTKILLNLIEYPSGDYEKIVILVSTSEGVTRWRIGRHRWADILIMWNMSRDGFKQLYEVLPDPKPRFEDVWRIAGGNPDILERLYVNRWSVDVVLRKLIDVKRLDPYFLRKWGRHLEEAVADPDYLWSGPDEVESLVNELIERNLIIFHIPPRIQELWIDTPPLEKDIEIGIGRHVAWQSPLHREAVRRALEEYKTI, encoded by the coding sequence ATGAAAAAAGCTAAGATAAGCTTTACTGGTAAAGAAATAGAGTTTATTGATAGAGATATAGGCATTAGGCAGATAGAGGAGTTTGCTGAAAGAGGTGTTGTCTCACCAATTGTTATCTATGGCCCTGAGGGATGTGGAAAAACAGCATTGTTTAAACAGGCCAAAACTATTCTTGAAGAATATGGTTATCACGTTATTTACGTAAGTCCTTTGGCTAGAGAGGAAAGAGAGATCTTTACATATACACCAACTATCCATGAAATTGTTGAAGAGGTTTTCAAATCTCTTCTAGATCCATATTCAAGGATTGTTGATGTTTCTATAAAGATTGCTAGTATTGTTATGAGAAAACTTAGGAAACCAAGGATAGCTATCTTAATGGACGATATCTTCCAGGTTATTGGATTGGATAAAGCAGAGATATATACAAAGATTCTTCTGAATCTAATAGAGTATCCATCTGGAGACTATGAAAAAATTGTTATTCTTGTATCAACTAGTGAAGGTGTTACGAGATGGAGGATTGGGAGGCATAGGTGGGCAGATATCCTAATAATGTGGAATATGTCTAGAGATGGATTCAAGCAACTCTATGAGGTTCTACCAGATCCAAAACCTCGATTCGAAGATGTTTGGAGGATAGCTGGTGGAAATCCAGATATATTGGAGAGATTATATGTCAATAGGTGGAGTGTTGATGTAGTGTTGAGGAAGCTTATTGATGTTAAGAGGCTTGATCCATATTTTCTGAGGAAGTGGGGAAGGCATTTGGAGGAGGCTGTAGCTGATCCTGATTATCTGTGGAGTGGTCCTGATGAGGTTGAGTCTCTAGTTAATGAACTTATTGAGAGGAATTTGATTATATTTCATATACCGCCGAGAATACAGGAGCTATGGATAGATACACCGCCTCTAGAGAAGGATATTGAGATTGGTATAGGTAGACATGTTGCTTGGCAGTCACCTCTCCATAGAGAGGCTGTTAGAAGGGCTCTTGAGGAGTATAAAACTATATAA
- a CDS encoding hypothetical protein (InterPro IPR001969~KEGG: pai:PAE0531 hypothetical protein~SPTR: Q8ZYZ8 Conserved within P. aerophilum) has product MAHIYADIEVIGSRGRKTLEKILIDTGATFTVLPKEIIDEIGAIKIPVEPIEVELGDGRRIKAELYSIGIKFRSREGGTIAISFPGAKLVIGIRTLEDLGLKPNPITGEIEEERPPGVAYFYHIYRTMSRNLVSNIYENIVADM; this is encoded by the coding sequence ATGGCTCATATATATGCAGATATTGAGGTTATAGGATCTAGGGGAAGAAAGACCTTGGAGAAGATACTTATAGATACTGGTGCTACATTTACTGTTCTTCCTAAGGAGATTATCGATGAGATAGGTGCAATAAAAATACCTGTTGAGCCTATAGAGGTTGAACTAGGCGATGGTAGAAGGATTAAGGCTGAGCTCTATTCCATTGGCATAAAGTTTAGATCGAGAGAAGGTGGGACTATAGCTATAAGTTTTCCTGGAGCTAAACTAGTTATCGGTATAAGAACTTTAGAGGATCTTGGTTTGAAGCCCAATCCTATTACTGGAGAGATCGAAGAGGAGAGACCTCCCGGTGTTGCATACTTCTATCACATATATAGAACCATGTCTAGAAATCTTGTTAGCAACATCTATGAGAACATCGTAGCTGATATGTAG
- a CDS encoding ATPase (InterPro IPR011579~KEGG: cma:Cmaq_1433 hypothetical protein~PFAM: ATPase~SPTR: A8M939 Putative uncharacterized protein~PFAM: Archaeal ATPase): MRKIKIVFAGREIEFVDRDIALKQIEEFAERGTYPVYVIYGPEGCGKTTFFKQAKAILEDYGYSVVHINPLAESIGERFSISEELKELARELGAYILKDASSLIEKAVELLYTAVRRGIRRRIAILADDVFQAIGLDKAEQIVKSFLNMIEWPSIRYEKIVVLVASSEGITMERVGRHDWSFMYTLWNMSRDGFKQLYEVLPDPKLPFDDVWRITGGNPRILEILVKNGWNVDIVINNIVVGKRLVDVIDNMNDYEKDILRKAIEDPDALRGKEAVSIKKILIEKNLIIYIPVYRESYLWIDVPPPEKDLELGIGRHYAWQTPLHREAVRRALEN, encoded by the coding sequence ATGAGAAAAATAAAGATAGTTTTTGCTGGTAGAGAGATAGAGTTTGTTGATAGAGATATTGCTCTAAAACAGATAGAGGAATTTGCTGAGAGAGGTACATATCCTGTATATGTTATATATGGTCCTGAGGGTTGTGGTAAAACAACATTTTTCAAACAGGCTAAAGCTATTCTTGAGGATTATGGATATAGTGTTGTTCATATAAATCCTCTGGCTGAATCTATTGGGGAGAGATTCTCTATATCTGAAGAGCTAAAGGAGTTGGCAAGAGAGTTAGGGGCATATATTTTAAAAGATGCTTCTAGTCTTATTGAAAAAGCTGTAGAACTTCTATACACCGCTGTTAGGAGAGGTATTAGGAGGAGGATAGCTATATTAGCAGACGATGTCTTTCAGGCTATTGGATTGGATAAAGCTGAGCAAATAGTAAAATCTTTTCTAAATATGATTGAATGGCCGTCTATAAGATATGAGAAGATAGTTGTATTAGTTGCATCTAGTGAGGGTATTACAATGGAGAGAGTGGGGAGACATGATTGGTCTTTTATGTATACACTGTGGAATATGTCTAGAGATGGATTCAAGCAACTCTATGAAGTTCTACCAGATCCAAAACTTCCATTCGATGATGTTTGGAGGATAACTGGAGGTAACCCTAGGATTCTAGAGATATTGGTGAAAAATGGTTGGAATGTAGATATTGTTATAAACAATATCGTGGTTGGAAAAAGACTTGTAGATGTTATTGACAATATGAATGATTATGAAAAGGATATTCTGAGGAAAGCTATTGAGGATCCAGATGCTTTGCGTGGAAAAGAGGCTGTTTCTATTAAAAAGATTTTGATTGAGAAAAACCTTATTATCTATATACCTGTATATAGAGAGTCCTATCTATGGATAGATGTTCCACCACCTGAAAAGGATTTGGAGCTTGGTATAGGTAGACACTATGCATGGCAAACACCTCTTCATAGAGAAGCTGTTAGAAGAGCTCTTGAGAATTAG
- a CDS encoding hypothetical protein (KEGG: dka:DKAM_0355 hypothetical protein~PFAM: Glutaredoxin) has protein sequence MYYKGHSMSKVIRRKKYRSYRPFIYIVAIAIVVIAIAISYNLYSSRYPSEILIALNQSIDVYKYYVDIVRLTDIGFYVPVTIAIGDDGKPIAVVRGEALDKNLWNNLLNSKFNGSIIVLTEQRSIITNSSVIDNISSTVIEICRLLNVTNPRGIAIMFGLSTCPHCANQRKFFYNNNIRYIFIELDKRDVIMRL, from the coding sequence ATGTATTACAAAGGTCATAGTATGTCAAAGGTTATAAGAAGGAAGAAGTATCGTAGCTATAGACCATTCATATATATAGTAGCTATAGCTATAGTTGTAATAGCTATAGCTATAAGCTACAACTTATACTCATCACGATACCCATCAGAAATTCTTATAGCACTAAATCAATCTATAGATGTATATAAGTATTATGTTGATATAGTAAGACTTACAGATATAGGTTTCTATGTACCTGTGACAATAGCTATAGGAGATGATGGAAAGCCTATAGCTGTTGTACGAGGTGAAGCCCTAGACAAAAATCTATGGAATAATCTTCTCAACTCTAAATTCAATGGATCTATAATAGTATTAACGGAACAGAGATCTATTATCACTAATAGTAGTGTTATAGATAACATTAGTAGTACTGTGATAGAAATATGCAGATTACTAAATGTCACTAATCCAAGAGGTATAGCAATAATGTTTGGCCTATCTACATGTCCACACTGTGCAAACCAAAGAAAATTCTTCTATAATAACAACATTAGATATATATTTATAGAGCTTGATAAAAGAGATGTTATAATGAGATTATAA
- a CDS encoding protein of unknown function DUF86 (COGs: COG2445 conserved hypothetical protein~InterPro IPR008201~KEGG: pai:PAE2506 paREP11~PFAM: protein of unknown function DUF86~SPTR: Q8ZV13 PaREP11~PFAM: Protein of unknown function DUF86), which produces MEIVKRFEKQFELIDNLIRELEIERSYRGIERLVQLVIQALLDLGLMAISVLGGRKPRSYSEIGFILMELGILDESDAKLVKSMAGLRNILVHEYATIDREKIFEFAKTLKSDAIRIAMKIMDSVNRANLDPNEDIDDIVKKLYKVLKGRVRVAYLFGGRSKRYLMKGDYDIAILMDKNYSLYELGELQILIAETLGVDEDKIDLICLNNASPDIVIEALSGIPIIIENPVEILELKTKALTELLDMEEAIRIYGI; this is translated from the coding sequence GTGGAGATAGTTAAGAGGTTTGAGAAACAGTTTGAATTGATTGACAATCTTATTAGGGAGCTTGAGATAGAGAGAAGCTATAGAGGTATAGAGAGACTTGTCCAACTTGTTATCCAGGCACTACTAGACCTAGGGCTTATGGCGATATCTGTTTTGGGTGGTAGGAAACCGAGATCCTATTCTGAGATAGGTTTTATCCTTATGGAGCTTGGTATTCTAGATGAATCTGATGCAAAACTTGTGAAGTCTATGGCTGGTCTAAGAAATATTCTTGTCCATGAATATGCCACTATAGATAGGGAGAAGATATTTGAATTTGCAAAAACTTTGAAGAGTGATGCAATTAGAATAGCTATGAAGATTATGGATAGTGTTAATAGAGCTAATCTAGATCCGAACGAGGATATAGATGATATTGTTAAAAAGCTATACAAGGTTTTGAAGGGAAGAGTTAGAGTAGCATATCTCTTTGGCGGAAGATCTAAAAGATATTTGATGAAGGGTGATTACGATATAGCTATACTTATGGATAAAAACTATAGTCTTTACGAACTTGGAGAACTCCAGATACTTATTGCAGAGACTCTAGGTGTAGATGAAGATAAAATTGATTTGATATGTCTTAACAATGCATCACCAGATATCGTAATCGAGGCATTGAGCGGTATACCAATAATTATCGAAAATCCTGTAGAAATACTAGAGCTCAAGACAAAAGCATTAACAGAACTTCTAGATATGGAGGAGGCGATAAGGATATATGGTATCTAG